GCGGTCTTAGCATTAGCCAATTTGAAGGAAGCGCACCGTACTGGTGTTGGAGCAAGAACGTTAGCTGAAACGCGTCGATTGCAGAAAGAAGAGGCTGACATAAAAGAAGCAGCCAGGATTCAACGAAAAAGGGAACAGATAATATTTAACAAGTATTTTGAACAGGCCATACTCGATAAACGAGGCAACACACGTGAAATTGAAGAATATATTTTTAAAGCTTGGATAGAACCTAATATTGGTCAGCTACCTCTGAAGGATATATCGCCATTTATATTAGAGAAGTTGAAGAAGCAAATGAATGATGCGGGTAAAGCGCCAGCCACAATTAAGCGTGTACTTGGCGTAATTAGCCAGGTGTTCGGTTATGCCAAAAAACGTGACCTATATAACGGAGACAATCCTGTAACTAAAGTAAAGAAGCCATCGGAAGACAACAGGCGTTCACGGTTCTTATCCCAAGAAGAATCCCTTGTATTGTTGACAGAGCTCAGCAAGGTAAGCCAAACAGTCTATGACATAGCCTTGATATCTCTGAGATGTGGTCTAAGAGCTGGCGAGATATTTAAACTCACTTGGAATGATGTAAATTTTCTTAATGAAACCATCTTTATCAAGGATACCAAGAGCGGTAGGAACCGTAATGCGATCATGACCCAAGATGTAAAGGATATGCTTGAGAGAAGACGAGGTCTATCCATTACTAGCGGTAATACTGCTAGCCTATTGTTTGCTTCCAGAACTGGCGAGAGGATAACGGAGGTATCTGATGCATTTGCAAGGGCAGTAGAGAGGCTGGGATTTAATGAAGGGGTAACAGACCGCAGGCAGAAGGTGGTGTTTCACACCTTGAGGCATACATATGCCAGCCGGTTGGTAATGAGCGGGGTGGATTTGTATACGGTCCAGAGGCTGATGGGGCATTCGACCATATCTATGACAGAAAGGTATTCTCACTTGGCTCCAGACCATCTGAAAAAGGCAGTCAGTATGATGGAGCAGAAATACAGCTAATGCTCTTAATTACCTAGCAACGAAAGGAGATACTTTATCCTTTTCCTTTAATGACGAATGATGATTAA
This window of the Holosporales bacterium genome carries:
- a CDS encoding site-specific integrase, with the protein product MSYEWKKTKTPGVRYREHPTRKHGQLRKDRYYTIYYRLDGRVREERIGWESQGATEHKAVLALANLKEAHRTGVGARTLAETRRLQKEEADIKEAARIQRKREQIIFNKYFEQAILDKRGNTREIEEYIFKAWIEPNIGQLPLKDISPFILEKLKKQMNDAGKAPATIKRVLGVISQVFGYAKKRDLYNGDNPVTKVKKPSEDNRRSRFLSQEESLVLLTELSKVSQTVYDIALISLRCGLRAGEIFKLTWNDVNFLNETIFIKDTKSGRNRNAIMTQDVKDMLERRRGLSITSGNTASLLFASRTGERITEVSDAFARAVERLGFNEGVTDRRQKVVFHTLRHTYASRLVMSGVDLYTVQRLMGHSTISMTERYSHLAPDHLKKAVSMMEQKYS